One Paenisporosarcina sp. FSL H8-0542 genomic region harbors:
- a CDS encoding VOC family protein, with product MKPVLPYLTFYGNAKDAAVFYEETFSLENQGMLKYGDSDFPSPPEAADYIMHCHLTNGNFSIMLADSSTPGESGTTNVSLMIECESEEEVNRLYNALLVGGQAIMELQDTFWGAKYAKVRDQFGYTWDLNFEKGQAE from the coding sequence ATGAAACCAGTACTTCCATATTTAACGTTTTACGGAAATGCCAAAGACGCAGCTGTATTTTATGAAGAAACATTCAGTTTAGAGAACCAAGGTATGCTTAAATATGGGGATAGTGATTTTCCATCACCGCCTGAAGCGGCAGATTACATTATGCATTGTCACTTAACAAATGGAAACTTCAGCATTATGCTTGCTGACTCCTCAACCCCTGGCGAATCAGGTACGACAAATGTTTCATTGATGATTGAATGTGAAAGCGAAGAAGAAGTGAATCGTCTGTACAATGCATTATTAGTGGGCGGTCAGGCAATCATGGAACTTCAGGACACGTTTTGGGGAGCCAAATATGCTAAAGTGCGCGACCAGTTTGGGTACACATGGGATCTGAATTTCGAAAAAGGACAAGCTGAATAA
- a CDS encoding MFS transporter encodes MSIQNFYYTLTSSRSFFIQMVFTLNAIYYVTQAELNALQLVLIGTIMEVSVLLFEMPTGLFADHFGRKRSLAFGTLVIGLAHVLEGSTPEFWAIAVASAMWGIGWTFISGAEQAWIADELNAKSLEKTFLRGSQFSSLARFAAILASVTIAAIWSVQIAIIVAGIMLIVMAVWAFIKLPETKFVRVTREKGVSGVTHMVNTIKAGVSQIRGNTVLVSIAMVTLFWGLASEGFDRLYGAHFIVDYQLSESENVYWFGTFYAVAFLLNIVILRFVERHVKGRYAHVLLITNTVLIATMIAFAWTGHFWVAVAMYWVTSALRNVNYPLMSIVTNERIESKGRATTLSMFGQLDAFGQIAGGPLVGMLALYTSIAGGITSSASLILPVLYFLWRMKRKMKVS; translated from the coding sequence TTGAGTATACAAAATTTTTATTACACTTTAACAAGTTCACGGTCGTTTTTCATTCAGATGGTGTTCACATTAAACGCCATTTACTATGTAACTCAAGCGGAATTGAATGCTTTGCAACTCGTATTGATCGGTACGATTATGGAAGTGTCTGTTTTACTGTTTGAAATGCCCACAGGTTTATTTGCGGATCATTTCGGACGGAAAAGGTCACTTGCTTTCGGAACACTCGTCATCGGGTTAGCACATGTTTTGGAAGGCAGTACGCCTGAGTTTTGGGCAATTGCGGTAGCTTCTGCGATGTGGGGAATCGGCTGGACATTCATCAGCGGGGCGGAACAAGCTTGGATTGCTGATGAACTGAACGCTAAAAGTTTGGAAAAGACGTTCTTACGTGGATCGCAGTTTTCATCCTTGGCTCGCTTTGCGGCAATTCTGGCAAGTGTGACCATCGCAGCGATTTGGTCCGTACAAATTGCAATTATTGTTGCGGGAATCATGCTCATTGTCATGGCGGTATGGGCTTTCATCAAGCTGCCTGAAACAAAGTTTGTTAGAGTTACTCGTGAAAAAGGTGTTTCGGGTGTCACGCATATGGTGAACACCATCAAAGCTGGTGTTTCTCAAATTCGCGGGAACACAGTGTTGGTCAGTATTGCGATGGTTACATTGTTTTGGGGGCTCGCCAGCGAAGGCTTCGATCGTTTGTACGGCGCCCATTTCATTGTGGACTACCAGTTGTCGGAAAGTGAGAACGTTTATTGGTTCGGTACATTTTATGCGGTCGCGTTTTTACTGAATATCGTGATCCTTCGTTTCGTCGAGAGACATGTCAAAGGACGTTATGCACATGTATTATTGATTACTAACACCGTGTTGATTGCAACGATGATTGCTTTCGCCTGGACAGGTCATTTCTGGGTGGCGGTAGCCATGTATTGGGTGACAAGTGCACTGAGAAACGTAAACTATCCATTGATGAGCATCGTTACAAATGAACGCATAGAATCAAAAGGGCGTGCCACAACACTTTCCATGTTTGGGCAGCTTGATGCATTCGGACAGATTGCCGGTGGACCACTCGTCGGCATGCTGGCGTTGTACACGTCCATTGCAGGAGGGATTACTTCTTCTGCGTCGTTAATCCTGCCGGTGCTTTATTTCTTATGGCGGATGAAAAGGAAAATGAAAGTTTCATAG
- a CDS encoding metallophosphoesterase, giving the protein MKRISMGTLILAIYTLLVFYFGYNTYRWLQTWALPVHPVLFGLFWFVCAFGYIIGKFNHGLKYFSIIGSYWFIVMQYGLILFPLATLVYLILPSKQTIFITGNIVAFIFLIIFIAGTYMAFSPVIRYKTIHINKDSGSLRELKLVLASDFHLGLLSNKKHLQRFVNLANVEQPDVVLLAGDLVDDDPIWFVKDGMSEVMRQLKATYGVYGVVGNHEYYGRKIPLLVEEMRGAGVRMLLDETICVENAFYVTGREDATNGKRQSLESLKPKLNELPWLVMDHTPFDLDTPAELGVDVHVSGHTHRGQMWPNHLFTRRLFELDYGYKLKGQLHAFVSSGFGFWGPPLRLGSRSELWSIKITVSSK; this is encoded by the coding sequence ATGAAACGTATCAGTATGGGCACTCTTATTCTAGCAATTTATACACTACTTGTTTTTTATTTTGGCTATAACACGTATCGGTGGCTCCAAACGTGGGCCCTGCCGGTTCATCCCGTGTTGTTTGGTCTCTTCTGGTTTGTCTGTGCTTTTGGCTACATCATCGGCAAGTTTAACCATGGACTAAAATATTTCAGTATCATCGGGTCGTACTGGTTCATTGTGATGCAGTACGGCTTGATTTTATTTCCTCTGGCAACGCTTGTTTATTTGATATTGCCTTCCAAGCAAACGATTTTTATTACAGGAAACATCGTGGCGTTTATTTTTCTGATTATTTTCATCGCAGGGACATATATGGCATTTTCACCGGTTATTCGCTATAAGACAATACATATCAACAAGGATTCTGGTTCGCTTCGCGAGTTAAAGTTGGTACTAGCATCTGACTTTCACTTAGGTCTTCTTTCCAACAAAAAGCACTTGCAACGTTTTGTGAATTTGGCTAACGTAGAGCAGCCGGATGTGGTGTTGCTTGCGGGTGATTTGGTCGATGATGATCCGATTTGGTTTGTAAAAGACGGGATGTCCGAGGTCATGAGGCAGTTGAAGGCGACATATGGTGTTTACGGAGTTGTCGGTAATCATGAGTATTACGGACGTAAAATTCCGCTTCTTGTGGAAGAAATGAGGGGAGCGGGCGTCCGCATGTTGCTGGACGAAACCATTTGTGTGGAAAATGCGTTCTATGTAACGGGCAGGGAAGATGCGACGAATGGGAAGCGACAGTCTTTGGAGAGTTTGAAGCCAAAGTTGAATGAGCTTCCATGGCTTGTGATGGACCATACGCCTTTTGATTTAGACACGCCTGCTGAGCTCGGAGTGGATGTACATGTATCAGGGCATACGCACCGGGGGCAGATGTGGCCGAATCATTTATTCACACGTCGTTTATTTGAGCTTGATTATGGGTATAAACTTAAAGGTCAGTTGCACGCTTTTGTGTCATCTGGCTTTGGGTTTTGGGGTCCGCCGCTTCGATTGGGTTCGCGTTCGGAGCTTTGGTCAATCAAAATTACAGTATCGTCGAAATAA
- a CDS encoding TIGR00266 family protein, with product MNNHEIDYKLHGDDMQFVEVELDPKETVVAEAGSLMMMEDGISMETIFGDGSSSGGGGIMGKLMGAGKRMLTGESLFMTTFTNNGSGKKHVYFASPYPGKIIPMDLSEMGGKIICQKDAFLAAAKGVSVGVEFQRKLGTGFFGGEGFIMQKLEGDGLAFVHAGGTIHKKHLQPGEVLRVDTGCLVAMTKEVDYNIEMVPGVKTALFGGEGLFFATLRGPGTVWIQSLPFSRLASRVFAAAPQIPGGSSKGEGSLAGGLFDILGGK from the coding sequence ATGAACAACCACGAAATTGATTACAAATTACACGGTGACGATATGCAGTTTGTGGAAGTAGAACTCGATCCAAAAGAAACGGTTGTTGCAGAAGCAGGCAGCTTAATGATGATGGAAGACGGCATCTCTATGGAAACTATTTTCGGAGATGGCTCTTCTTCAGGAGGAGGAGGAATCATGGGCAAACTGATGGGTGCCGGTAAGCGTATGCTTACAGGAGAAAGTTTATTCATGACGACATTCACTAATAACGGATCTGGCAAAAAACATGTGTATTTCGCTTCCCCATATCCAGGAAAAATCATTCCAATGGATTTGAGTGAAATGGGCGGCAAAATCATTTGTCAAAAAGATGCGTTCCTGGCAGCGGCTAAAGGCGTATCGGTCGGCGTTGAATTCCAACGTAAACTTGGGACTGGTTTCTTTGGTGGTGAAGGCTTTATCATGCAAAAGCTTGAAGGTGACGGACTCGCATTCGTTCATGCTGGAGGTACTATTCATAAGAAACACTTACAACCTGGCGAAGTGTTACGTGTCGATACAGGATGTTTAGTGGCAATGACCAAGGAAGTTGATTACAACATTGAAATGGTGCCGGGCGTAAAAACGGCGTTGTTCGGTGGAGAAGGATTGTTCTTCGCTACATTGCGTGGACCAGGAACCGTATGGATACAATCGTTGCCATTCAGTCGATTGGCAAGCCGAGTCTTTGCAGCAGCCCCACAAATTCCTGGCGGCAGCTCAAAAGGTGAAGGTAGCTTGGCAGGCGGGCTATTTGATATATTAGGCGGGAAATAA
- a CDS encoding undecaprenyl-diphosphate phosphatase has product MELFDLLKALILGFVEGMTEFAPVSSTGHLIIVDDMWLKTSEFLGKPSANSFKIFIQLGSILAVIVVFWKRLFSLVGLYKLKDTTTGSKLKLTHVIVGLIPAGVLGVLFEDFIDEHLFRTETVLIGLVIGAILMIVADKFGPKKPKTQTLDQITYKQAFTVGLVQCLSLWPGFSRSGATISGGVLFGMSHRTAADFTFIMAVPIMFGASFLSLLKNWEDINPSDTSFYVVGFISAFVFALISIKFFLKLIEHVKLTPFAIYRLVLAAVLFVIYVL; this is encoded by the coding sequence ATGGAACTATTTGATTTGCTTAAAGCGTTAATATTAGGATTTGTGGAGGGGATGACGGAGTTTGCACCCGTTTCTTCTACCGGACATTTAATTATTGTGGACGATATGTGGTTAAAAACATCTGAGTTTCTTGGGAAACCTTCGGCTAACTCGTTTAAAATCTTTATTCAGCTTGGATCGATTTTGGCGGTAATTGTGGTGTTCTGGAAACGTTTATTCAGTTTGGTTGGTCTTTATAAATTGAAAGATACAACTACAGGCTCAAAGTTAAAATTGACGCATGTAATCGTAGGTTTAATCCCGGCTGGTGTGCTGGGGGTATTGTTCGAAGACTTTATTGATGAACATTTATTCCGTACCGAGACGGTATTAATTGGCTTGGTTATTGGTGCGATTTTAATGATTGTGGCTGATAAATTCGGACCTAAAAAACCGAAAACACAGACGTTGGATCAAATTACATACAAGCAGGCATTTACTGTTGGGCTTGTGCAATGTTTATCGTTATGGCCAGGTTTTTCTCGTTCGGGTGCGACCATTTCAGGTGGTGTATTGTTCGGGATGAGTCACCGGACGGCAGCTGATTTTACATTTATCATGGCTGTTCCGATCATGTTCGGTGCTAGCTTCTTGTCCCTTTTGAAAAACTGGGAGGATATAAATCCAAGCGATACTTCGTTTTATGTCGTAGGATTTATCAGTGCTTTCGTATTTGCGCTGATTTCCATCAAGTTCTTCCTGAAGTTAATCGAACACGTGAAATTGACGCCATTCGCAATTTATCGATTGGTATTGGCGGCAGTGTTGTTCGTGATTTATGTTCTATAA
- a CDS encoding DedA family protein — MENWITDIMSQYGYIGIFLLIMLENIFPPIPSEVILTFGGYMTTQSSMTEMGVILVSTAGSIAGAVILYGIGRMLDVKRLEKIVDRYGRVLRLTRKDIYKADSWFDKYGIWTVLFCRLIPLIRSLISIPAGMSNMKFGLFLLFTTLGTLIWNTILVSVGAAVGDNWESIVGVMDVYSNIVYVLLVLAGLAVIWWYLRFRKRRA; from the coding sequence ATGGAAAACTGGATTACTGATATTATGAGCCAGTACGGCTACATAGGTATATTTTTACTAATCATGCTTGAAAATATTTTCCCACCTATTCCGTCAGAAGTGATTTTGACGTTTGGTGGTTATATGACAACGCAATCGAGTATGACGGAAATGGGTGTCATTTTGGTTTCGACTGCAGGTTCTATCGCAGGGGCTGTGATTCTTTATGGAATCGGTCGAATGTTGGATGTAAAACGCTTGGAGAAAATCGTGGATCGTTATGGACGTGTTTTACGTTTAACGAGAAAAGATATTTACAAAGCAGATAGCTGGTTTGATAAATATGGCATTTGGACTGTATTGTTTTGCCGCTTGATTCCATTGATTCGCAGTCTGATTTCGATTCCTGCCGGGATGTCGAATATGAAATTTGGATTGTTTTTGTTATTTACGACATTAGGAACACTTATTTGGAATACGATTTTAGTATCGGTCGGAGCAGCAGTGGGCGATAACTGGGAATCAATCGTTGGCGTAATGGACGTGTATTCAAATATTGTTTACGTCTTGCTTGTACTTGCAGGACTTGCCGTAATCTGGTGGTATTTACGATTCCGAAAAAGAAGAGCATAA
- a CDS encoding aldehyde dehydrogenase family protein: MQLNNYIGGKWQEAGDAKYVPVTNPANGEELAQVRLSTKEDVDSAVLAAKEAQKKWALVPAPKRADYLYEIGRIMKEKKEHLAQVLTKEMGKVIEEGRGEVQEGIDMAFYMAGEGRRLFGETTPSELADKFAMSVRAPIGVVGLITPWNFPVAIATWKSFPAIVAGNTFLWKPATETPMMAYEMAKVFEEAGLPAGVANIVFGSGADVGTAMIEHPDVKVISFTGSTETGRSVAERGGRHLKKVSLEMGGKNAVIVMDDADLGLAVEGILWSAFGTAGQRCTACSRVIVHKDVKEELEMRLQEAMKGLAIGDGMDESVKIGPVINKKALEKIHNYVQIGKEDGATLLAGGEILSDGDLANGNYYAPTLFTNVARDSRIAQEEIFGPVVSLIEVSSLDEAIEVNNSVSFGLSSSIFSRDVNTVFKAQRDLDTGIVYVNAGTTGAEIHLPFGGTKGTGNGHRDSGVAALDVYTEWKSIYVDFSGKLQRAQIDN, encoded by the coding sequence ATGCAATTGAACAATTACATCGGTGGAAAGTGGCAGGAAGCTGGAGATGCAAAGTACGTTCCTGTGACTAACCCTGCTAATGGAGAAGAGTTAGCGCAAGTGCGATTATCAACTAAAGAAGATGTGGATTCAGCTGTCTTGGCAGCAAAGGAAGCGCAGAAAAAATGGGCGCTGGTCCCTGCACCGAAGCGGGCAGATTATTTATATGAAATTGGGCGTATTATGAAAGAAAAGAAAGAGCATCTTGCACAAGTGTTGACGAAAGAAATGGGAAAAGTCATTGAAGAAGGTCGCGGAGAAGTACAGGAAGGAATCGATATGGCATTCTACATGGCAGGTGAAGGCCGCCGTTTGTTCGGCGAAACGACGCCATCGGAACTGGCTGATAAGTTTGCGATGAGCGTACGTGCTCCGATCGGTGTGGTTGGGCTCATTACGCCTTGGAACTTCCCGGTTGCGATTGCCACGTGGAAATCATTCCCTGCGATTGTTGCTGGCAATACGTTTTTATGGAAGCCAGCAACGGAAACACCGATGATGGCTTATGAAATGGCGAAAGTGTTTGAAGAAGCAGGACTACCAGCAGGCGTTGCGAACATTGTATTCGGATCAGGGGCAGATGTTGGAACTGCGATGATCGAACATCCGGACGTGAAAGTCATTTCATTTACTGGGTCGACTGAGACAGGTCGTTCGGTTGCTGAACGTGGCGGTCGTCATTTGAAAAAAGTATCACTTGAAATGGGTGGTAAAAATGCCGTCATCGTCATGGACGACGCAGATCTTGGATTGGCGGTTGAAGGGATTTTGTGGAGTGCTTTCGGAACAGCGGGTCAGCGTTGTACAGCATGCAGTCGCGTCATTGTGCATAAAGATGTGAAAGAAGAACTTGAAATGCGGCTTCAGGAAGCGATGAAAGGTTTGGCTATCGGTGACGGTATGGACGAATCCGTAAAAATCGGTCCAGTCATTAACAAAAAAGCACTGGAAAAAATCCATAATTACGTCCAAATCGGAAAAGAAGACGGTGCTACATTGCTAGCGGGTGGAGAGATTCTATCTGATGGCGATTTGGCAAACGGAAACTACTATGCTCCGACTCTATTCACAAACGTTGCGAGAGATAGTCGCATTGCACAGGAAGAAATCTTTGGTCCGGTCGTTTCACTTATTGAGGTTTCGAGTTTAGACGAAGCAATCGAAGTGAATAACAGCGTCTCATTCGGTTTATCCAGTAGTATTTTCTCGCGTGACGTCAACACTGTTTTCAAGGCACAGCGTGATCTGGATACAGGGATTGTGTATGTAAATGCCGGCACTACTGGTGCTGAAATTCATTTGCCCTTCGGCGGGACAAAAGGGACAGGTAACGGACACCGTGACTCCGGCGTGGCAGCACTTGACGTTTATACAGAATGGAAGAGCATTTATGTCGACTTCAGCGGTAAGTTACAACGAGCTCAAATTGATAATTAA
- a CDS encoding ribonucleotide-diphosphate reductase subunit beta — protein sequence MTTIEKRKLMDKEAPNRSTGIVNGASSNVLNWDDVRFSWAYPKYKRMLGNFWTPFEINMGSDVKQFGGLNDAEREAFLKIIGLLALLDSIQTDFAGKVADYLTDSSLNALMIILAQQEVIHNHSYSYVLSSLVSKQEQDRVFDFWRTEPVLAKRNEFVMKGYEAFSDEPNVDSLLTAIVYDVILEGLFFYSGFAFFYHLARHQKMVGTSTMINYINRDEQIHVDLFVKIYQELLREYPQYDTPERAREVENIFKEAAALEIEWAREVIGDRIDGLDVEDVEEYICFYANVRCAQLGYERPFPAYRKNPLKWIKAYEEVDLGKTDFFEQKSRQYVKVNVQDNGFDDL from the coding sequence ATGACAACGATTGAAAAACGAAAGCTCATGGATAAAGAGGCACCAAACCGTTCTACCGGCATCGTCAATGGGGCTTCATCGAATGTACTGAACTGGGATGATGTCCGGTTCAGTTGGGCGTATCCGAAATATAAAAGGATGCTCGGAAACTTCTGGACCCCTTTTGAAATTAATATGGGTTCGGACGTGAAGCAGTTCGGCGGATTAAATGATGCGGAGCGGGAAGCATTCTTGAAAATCATCGGCTTATTGGCATTGCTCGATAGTATTCAAACTGATTTCGCAGGGAAAGTTGCTGATTATTTAACGGATTCCAGTTTGAATGCGCTTATGATAATTTTGGCACAACAAGAAGTGATTCATAATCATTCGTATTCGTATGTGCTGTCGAGCTTGGTGTCGAAACAAGAGCAAGACCGGGTGTTTGATTTCTGGCGCACGGAACCGGTCCTAGCAAAGCGAAACGAATTCGTCATGAAAGGGTATGAAGCTTTTTCAGATGAGCCAAATGTTGATTCATTATTGACTGCGATTGTCTATGATGTCATTTTGGAAGGGTTATTTTTCTATTCTGGATTCGCTTTCTTCTATCATCTCGCACGTCATCAAAAAATGGTCGGCACGAGCACAATGATCAACTACATCAATCGAGATGAACAAATTCACGTTGATTTGTTCGTGAAAATTTATCAGGAGTTGTTGCGAGAATATCCTCAGTACGATACGCCAGAAAGAGCTCGTGAAGTTGAAAATATTTTCAAAGAAGCGGCTGCACTTGAAATCGAATGGGCACGTGAAGTGATAGGGGATCGAATTGACGGTCTGGACGTCGAGGATGTGGAAGAATACATTTGCTTCTATGCAAATGTCCGCTGTGCTCAACTTGGCTATGAACGACCATTCCCGGCGTATCGCAAAAATCCATTGAAGTGGATCAAGGCTTACGAAGAAGTGGATTTGGGCAAAACCGACTTTTTTGAGCAAAAGTCTCGTCAATATGTAAAAGTCAATGTGCAAGACAATGGGTTTGATGATTTATAG
- a CDS encoding ribonucleoside-diphosphate reductase subunit alpha, whose translation MVQKVLTDKEILIDQLLEQFKENELAPLLRAHEKWLKKNPQATDEQWSKAMVMESLSHLDEEQPYWTFVAARVYLAQVYSELAVSRECSSQNVYKDFEKHLQRLSDKGLYNARLLKTYSKEEIKALGEVLEPERDGLFTYIGLKTLMDRYVARDYDLSPAELPQERWLIIAMTLMQNETVNRLEKVKEAYWAMSNLYMTVATPTLSNAGKPHGQLSSCFIDTVDDSLQGIYDSNTDVATLSKYGGGIGIYMGKVRSRGSSIRGYKGASSGVLPWIKQLNNTAVSVDQLGQRQGAIAVYLDVWHKDILPFLDLKLNNGDERLRAHDIFTGVCLPDIFMEKVEAREEWTLFDPHEVRTVMGYSLEDFYDETRGEGAFRDKYEECVANEQLSREVMPAIDIMKRIMRSQLETGVPFMFYRDEVNRRNSNKHEGMIYSSNLCTEIFQNMSATEFESITLEDDVIVTRRKPGDFVVCNLSSINLGKAVPAGVLERLIEVQVRMLDNVIDLNMIPVPQAERTNARYRGIGLGTFGWHHLLALKGIRWESDEAVEFADELYEEIAYLTVQASMNISREKGPYPLFVGSAFHTGEYFESRGYDSLKWRELRLDVAMNGVRNGYLMAVAPNSSTSILAGSTASIDPIFQKSYSEEKKDYKIPVTVPDLNQETTWFYKSAYFINQHWTLKQNAARQRHIDQGVSLNLYVQNTIKAKELLDLHLDAWASGLKTTYYVRSTSVEMMECESCSS comes from the coding sequence ATGGTACAAAAGGTATTAACAGACAAAGAAATACTTATAGATCAACTGCTGGAGCAGTTTAAAGAGAATGAGTTGGCTCCCTTGTTGCGTGCCCATGAAAAATGGCTGAAGAAAAATCCACAAGCAACCGATGAACAGTGGTCAAAAGCCATGGTAATGGAGTCACTTAGTCATCTGGATGAAGAGCAACCATACTGGACTTTCGTCGCTGCACGTGTTTACTTGGCACAAGTTTACAGCGAACTCGCTGTAAGTCGAGAATGTTCAAGTCAAAATGTGTATAAGGATTTTGAGAAACACCTTCAGCGCTTATCGGACAAGGGTTTATATAATGCCCGTCTCCTGAAGACCTATAGTAAAGAAGAAATCAAAGCATTAGGTGAAGTGCTTGAACCGGAACGCGATGGACTATTCACATATATTGGATTAAAGACATTGATGGACCGTTACGTGGCAAGAGATTACGACCTTTCACCCGCAGAGCTACCGCAAGAACGATGGCTCATCATTGCTATGACGTTAATGCAAAACGAAACCGTGAATCGCTTGGAGAAAGTGAAGGAAGCGTACTGGGCAATGAGTAACTTGTATATGACCGTTGCAACACCAACCCTTTCCAATGCAGGGAAGCCACATGGGCAATTATCGAGTTGCTTCATCGATACAGTTGACGACAGTCTGCAAGGGATTTATGACTCGAATACAGATGTTGCCACGCTATCGAAATATGGCGGTGGTATAGGCATTTACATGGGGAAAGTGAGAAGCAGAGGTTCCTCAATCCGAGGATACAAGGGAGCATCGAGCGGTGTGCTGCCGTGGATCAAGCAATTGAATAATACAGCGGTCAGCGTGGATCAACTAGGTCAACGACAAGGAGCGATTGCCGTATATTTGGATGTGTGGCATAAGGACATCTTGCCTTTCCTAGATTTGAAGCTAAACAACGGGGATGAACGATTACGCGCACATGATATTTTCACAGGTGTGTGCCTACCGGATATTTTCATGGAGAAAGTCGAAGCACGCGAAGAATGGACACTATTTGACCCGCATGAAGTACGTACTGTCATGGGTTATTCTCTAGAAGATTTCTACGATGAAACCCGGGGGGAAGGTGCTTTCCGAGATAAATATGAAGAGTGTGTAGCGAACGAACAGTTATCGAGAGAAGTAATGCCGGCCATTGATATTATGAAACGCATCATGCGCAGCCAACTGGAAACGGGTGTGCCATTTATGTTTTATCGAGACGAAGTAAATCGAAGAAATTCAAATAAACATGAAGGCATGATTTACAGCAGTAACTTGTGCACGGAAATTTTTCAAAATATGAGTGCGACAGAATTTGAATCGATCACGTTGGAAGACGATGTCATAGTCACACGTCGTAAGCCTGGTGATTTTGTCGTGTGTAACTTGTCCTCCATCAATTTAGGAAAAGCAGTTCCAGCTGGTGTGTTGGAAAGATTGATCGAAGTACAAGTACGCATGCTCGACAATGTCATCGATCTGAACATGATTCCAGTGCCACAGGCAGAACGAACAAACGCAAGATACCGTGGAATCGGACTTGGAACATTTGGCTGGCATCACTTATTAGCGCTGAAAGGAATTCGATGGGAATCTGACGAAGCGGTAGAATTTGCGGATGAATTGTACGAGGAGATTGCTTATTTGACAGTGCAAGCATCCATGAATATCTCTCGTGAAAAAGGACCTTATCCATTATTCGTTGGATCGGCATTTCATACGGGAGAGTATTTTGAATCCCGTGGTTACGATTCATTGAAATGGCGTGAGCTTCGTCTGGATGTTGCCATGAATGGCGTGAGAAACGGGTATCTCATGGCCGTCGCACCGAATTCTTCCACGTCGATATTGGCAGGAAGTACAGCAAGCATCGATCCTATATTCCAAAAAAGCTATTCGGAAGAGAAGAAAGACTACAAAATTCCGGTAACAGTACCTGACTTGAATCAAGAAACAACATGGTTTTATAAGTCCGCGTACTTCATCAATCAACATTGGACATTAAAACAGAACGCTGCACGACAACGCCATATCGATCAAGGGGTATCGTTGAATTTATATGTCCAAAACACAATTAAGGCGAAAGAATTGCTGGACTTGCATTTGGATGCGTGGGCAAGTGGTTTGAAAACGACCTATTATGTGCGCTCCACATCGGTGGAAATGATGGAATGTGAGTCTTGCTCAAGCTAA